In Manis pentadactyla isolate mManPen7 chromosome 11, mManPen7.hap1, whole genome shotgun sequence, one DNA window encodes the following:
- the NGB gene encoding neuroglobin, which translates to MERPEPELIRQSWQAVSRSPLEHGTVLFARLFDLEPDLLPLFQYNCRQFSSPEDCLSSPEFLDHIRKVMLVIDAAVTNVEDLSSLEEYLAGLGRKHRAVGVKLSSFSTVGESLLYMLEKCLGPAFTPAMRAAWSQLYGAVVQAMSRGWDGQ; encoded by the exons ATGGAGCGCCCGGAGCCCGAGCTGATCCGGCAGAGCTGGCAGGCGGTGAGCCGCAGCCCTCTGGAGCACGGCACCGTCCTGTTCGCCAG GCTGTTTGACCTGGAGCCTGACCTGCTGCCCCTCTTCCAGTACAACTGTCGCCAGTTCTCCAGCCCAGAGGACTGCCTCTCCTCCCCTGAGTTCCTGGACCACATCAGGAAG GTGATGCTCGTCATTGATGCTGCAGTGACCAACGTGGAGGACCTGTCCTCACTGGAGGAGTACCTTGCTGGCCTGGGCAGGAAGCACCGTGCAGTGGGCGTGAAGCTCAGCTCCTTCTCG ACGGTGGGCGAGTCCCTGCTCTACATGCTGGAGAAGTGCCTGGGCCCTGCGTTCACACCAGCCATGCGGGCCGCCTGGAGCCAGCTCTACGGGGCCGTGGTCCAGGCCATGAGCCGAGGCTGGGACGGCCAGTAG